A stretch of Microcoleus sp. FACHB-68 DNA encodes these proteins:
- a CDS encoding DNA cytosine methyltransferase, whose product MQPLSLDINLPNSEPAKVIWFQQMLDSLGVSRGSAWPDKFGQSLRRLLSELHYSPIKTLSLFSGGGGLDIAFHDAGFEIVQMVELEAKYVQTLVKNSQPEKLLENCQPLCVDIREFFPNSDLKIDFIIGGPPCQTFSAAGRRASGVSGTSDARGTLFKEYVRLLKTLQPKGFLFENVYGIIGAQNGKPWKQIQEAFKDAGYTIHYRILDAADYGVPQHRERLFIVGLKEGNYLFPCPTHGPDSPNNEPFYTAGEAVAGTVISKTELAAEIGGRYGHLLANIPPGLNYSFYTEEMGHPQPIFSWRSKFSDFLYKADPEMPVRTIKAQGGQYSGPFSWENRQFTIAELKRLQTFPDAYEIVGNRSVCIEQIGNSVPPQLGRILALSILEQVMGRKLPFPMNYLPADRELGFRKRKRQLTKRYAQKAQKAIAVFFNTGSSTQLAFHGEAERFLSPEFDWNKKATPNSVKIDLTYNLNECSWLISAGMDEKGENENQYIIEICPALGRKNWNLNTSKVKLCAKNLNKSVYTCLWKAFEEKLIEVTGKADLVQLSGYYQYPPRISAEITFHHSLTVDPFWVVVQCVVRGIGVATQMPAQKLAALWKVKEKDVFSYLKSLRSMGYEVRNHNTNSQITQGEYLIPYAFPTLSPRSVQLGKNLGLG is encoded by the coding sequence ATGCAACCACTTTCCTTGGATATAAATTTGCCGAATTCTGAGCCGGCAAAAGTTATCTGGTTTCAGCAGATGTTGGATTCATTGGGGGTTAGTCGTGGTTCAGCTTGGCCGGATAAATTTGGCCAATCTCTGCGCCGGTTGCTGAGCGAACTTCATTATTCTCCCATTAAAACGCTGAGTTTATTTTCCGGCGGCGGTGGACTTGATATTGCTTTCCATGATGCCGGCTTCGAGATTGTTCAAATGGTAGAACTTGAAGCTAAGTATGTACAAACTTTGGTAAAAAATTCGCAGCCAGAGAAATTATTAGAAAACTGTCAACCGCTGTGTGTTGATATTAGAGAATTTTTCCCCAATTCCGATTTAAAAATAGACTTTATTATTGGTGGGCCACCCTGTCAAACATTCTCAGCAGCAGGACGGAGAGCATCTGGGGTTTCGGGAACCAGTGATGCGAGAGGAACTCTGTTTAAAGAGTACGTGCGCCTTCTTAAAACATTGCAACCCAAAGGCTTTTTATTTGAAAATGTTTATGGGATAATTGGCGCTCAAAATGGCAAGCCTTGGAAACAAATTCAAGAGGCTTTTAAGGATGCCGGCTACACAATTCATTATCGCATACTCGATGCCGCTGATTATGGCGTTCCCCAACATCGAGAGCGCTTATTTATTGTAGGATTGAAAGAAGGCAATTATTTATTTCCTTGTCCAACACATGGGCCTGATTCTCCGAACAATGAGCCTTTTTATACAGCAGGAGAAGCGGTTGCCGGCACGGTTATATCAAAAACAGAATTAGCAGCAGAAATTGGCGGTCGATACGGTCATCTTCTTGCAAATATTCCACCGGGTTTGAATTATAGTTTTTATACAGAGGAAATGGGACATCCTCAGCCGATATTTAGCTGGAGATCGAAGTTTTCTGATTTTTTATATAAAGCTGATCCTGAGATGCCGGTGCGGACAATTAAAGCACAGGGAGGACAATATAGCGGCCCTTTTAGTTGGGAAAACCGGCAATTCACTATTGCAGAACTGAAGCGGCTGCAAACTTTCCCGGATGCTTATGAAATCGTAGGTAATCGCTCAGTTTGTATTGAACAGATTGGTAATTCAGTCCCACCACAACTAGGGCGAATTTTAGCACTCAGTATTTTAGAGCAAGTGATGGGGAGAAAGTTACCATTCCCCATGAATTACTTGCCGGCAGACAGGGAACTTGGGTTTAGAAAGCGCAAGCGTCAATTAACAAAAAGATATGCTCAAAAAGCTCAGAAAGCAATTGCTGTTTTTTTCAATACCGGCTCATCAACTCAATTAGCTTTTCATGGAGAAGCAGAGCGATTTTTATCTCCTGAGTTTGATTGGAATAAAAAAGCAACTCCTAATAGTGTCAAAATTGATTTAACTTATAATTTGAACGAATGTAGCTGGCTCATTTCAGCAGGAATGGATGAAAAGGGAGAAAATGAAAATCAATATATAATAGAAATTTGCCCAGCGCTGGGACGTAAAAATTGGAATTTAAATACAAGCAAGGTTAAATTATGTGCTAAAAATTTAAATAAATCTGTTTATACCTGCCTTTGGAAAGCCTTTGAAGAAAAATTGATTGAAGTGACAGGTAAAGCTGATTTAGTTCAACTTTCTGGATATTACCAATATCCTCCGCGCATCAGTGCAGAAATAACGTTTCATCACTCATTAACCGTCGATCCTTTCTGGGTTGTGGTTCAATGCGTCGTGAGGGGAATCGGAGTTGCAACACAAATGCCGGCTCAAAAATTGGCAGCGTTGTGGAAAGTTAAGGAAAAGGATGTATTTTCTTACTTGAAATCTTTACGCAGTATGGGTTATGAAGTGAGGAATCACAATACAAACTCTCAAATTACCCAAGGAGAGTATTTAATTCCCTATGCCTTTCCAACCCTATCGCCGCGAAGCGTACAACTTGGCAAAAATTTAGGTTTAGGTTGA